One region of Myxocyprinus asiaticus isolate MX2 ecotype Aquarium Trade chromosome 38, UBuf_Myxa_2, whole genome shotgun sequence genomic DNA includes:
- the gnrh2 gene encoding progonadoliberin-2 — protein sequence MVHICRLLMVMGMLLCLSAQFASSQHWSHGWYPGGKREIDTYDTSEISEEIKLCEAGKCSYLRPQERNIVKTILLDALIRDFQKRK from the exons ATGGTGCACATCTGCAGGCTGCTTATGGTGATGGGGATGTTGCTGTGTCTAAGTGCCCAGTTTGCCAGCTCTCAGCACTGGTCTCATGGCTGGTACCCTGGAGGAAAGAGAGAAATAGACACTTACGATACCTCAGAG ATTTCAGAGGAAATTAAACTCTGTGAGGCAGGAAAATGCAGCTACCTGAGACCCCAGGAGAGAAATATTGTGAAGACAATACTG CTGGATGCGCTCATCAGGGATTTTCAAAAGAGAAAGTGA